A DNA window from Brassica napus cultivar Da-Ae chromosome C1, Da-Ae, whole genome shotgun sequence contains the following coding sequences:
- the LOC106377432 gene encoding LOW QUALITY PROTEIN: receptor-like protein kinase BRI1-like 3 (The sequence of the model RefSeq protein was modified relative to this genomic sequence to represent the inferred CDS: inserted 9 bases in 6 codons), whose translation MKQQRLFFILCLLVLFLIVDARDKRPLSDYQRETALLTAFKQTSVKSDPTNFLGNWKYGSGHAPCSWRGVSCSSDGTVIGLDLRNGGLNGTLNLKNLTALSLYLQGNFFFSSAGDSSSGCSLEVLDLSSNSLSDASVVDDVFSXLVSVDFSSNNLSGELNSSPSNCNFLEKLSLSRNGLGGKIPGGGYWRDFKNLRXISLANNFFSGEIPPELSLLCPTLEILDLSGNRLTGQLPRSFTSCGSLQSLXITHLYLPYNNISGSVPVSLTNCTNLRVLDLSSNEFTGEVPSGFPVLEKLLIASNYLSGSVPVELGECKSLKTIDLSFNALSGPIPREIWRLPNLTDLVMWGNDLTGGIPGSICVDGGKLETLILNNNLLTGSIPESISRCTNMLFISLSSNRFTGKIPVGFGNLERLAILQLGNNSLTGNVPPELGNCKSLVWLDLNRNHLTGNLPAELASQAGLVMPVRVSVKQLAYIRNEDGRGCRGAGGLFALEVVLVKRLRDSPMVQSCPKDRIYPVRYIFSSNGSMVYFDLSYNSVSGSIPLSYGDMEYLQILNLGHNLLSGTIPDSFWGLKEIGVLDXPGSLGGLSFLTDLDVSNNNLTGPIPSGGQLTTFXQSNNSGLCGIPLSLCSSVSRPTGSHAHPKEQGIETGMIAGFVFSFMCVLILTVARYRVRKVKKKEKKRDKYIECLPTSGSSNNWKLSTASEPLSINVATFEKPLTYVDLLVATNGFGDVYKAQLADGSVVAVKKLNQFTGQGDRELMAEMETIGKIKYRNLVPLLDYCKIGEERLLVYEYMRHGSLETVLHRGEIFLDWTARKKIATGXAFLHHSCIPHIIHRNMKSSNVLLHQDLIARVSDFGMVGLVSALDTRLGYVPPEYHYQSFQCTTEGDVYSYGVILLELLSGKRPIDPEEFGEDNNLVGWAKQLYRENRRAEIFDPNLITEKSDDVELFHYLRIASLCLDERPFERPTMIQVMTMLKELVQVDTENNSLDEFSLKETPMVEEESRGTEREIVELHSTL comes from the exons atgaagCAACAGCGGCTGTTCTTTATCCTCTGTTTGCTCGTCTTGTTTCTAATAGTGGACGCTCGTGACAAACGTCCACTCAGCGACTACCAGCGCGAAACTGCTCTGTTAACGGCGTTTAAGCAAACCTCCGTCAAGTCGGATCCTACCAACTTTCTTGGTAACTGGAAATACGGGTCGGGTCATGCCCCATGTTCTTGGCGAGGCGTCTCCTGCTCTAGCGATGGTACGGTCATCGGTCTGGACCTACGAAACGGCGGACTTAACGGAACACTGAATCTCAAAAATCTCACGGCGTTGAGTTTGTATCTGCAAGGAAACTTCTTCTTTTCGTCGGCGGGAGATTCTTCTTCCGGCTGTTCTCTCGAGGTTCTGGACTTATCGTCAAACTCCTTATCGGACGCTTCAGTGGTGGATGACGTCTTCT AGCTGGTGTCTGTCGATTTCTCGAGTAATAACCTCAGTGGGGAACTGAATTCTTCTCCGTCAAACTGTAACTTCCTCGAGAAGCTAAGCCTCTCTCGGAACGGTCTCGGCGGGAAAATCCCCGGGGGAGGATACTGGAGAGATTTCAAGAACCTGAG CATTTCACTCGCGAACAACTTTTTCTCCGGCGAGATTCCACCGGAGCTTTCTCTGCTCTGCCCAACGCTAGAGATCCTCGATCTATCCGGCAACAGACTCACCGGCCAGCTCCCGCGATCATTCACCTCCTGCGGCTCATTACAAAGCC GAATCACGCATCTTTACTTGCCCTACAATAACATCTCAGGCTCTGTTCCGGTTTCGCTCACCAACTGTACGAACCTGCGAGTTCTTGATCTGAGCTCTAACGAGTTCACCGGAGAAGTGCCATCCGGCTTCCCGGTTCTTGAGAAGCTGCTAATCGCCAGCAATTACCTCTCGGGGAGTGTTCCTGTAGAGCTAGGTGAATGCAAGAGCTTGAAGACTATAGACCTCAGCTTCAACGCTCTCTCCGGTCCGATTCCAAGGGAGATATGGAGGTTGCCGAACCTCACCGACTTAGTTATGTGGGGGAACGATCTAACCGGTGGAATCCCTGGGAGCATTTGTGTTGATGGAGGGAAATTGGAGACTCTGATCCTGAACAACAATCTCTTAACCGGTTCTATCCCGGAATCAATCTCTAGATGCACCAATATGCTTTTCATCTCCCTTTCTAGTAACCGGTTTACCGGGAAAATCCCGGTAGGCTTCGGGAACCTTGAGAGGTTGGCGATTTTGCAACTGGGAAACAATTCTTTGACCGGGAATGTCCCGCCTGAGCTTGGAAACTGCAAGAGCCTTGTCTGGCTTGATCTGAACAGAAACCATCTAACCGGAAACCTCCCAGCTGAGCTTGCAAGCCAGGCCGGTCTGGTAATGCCTGTAAGAGTCTCTGTTAAACAGTTAGCGTATATTAGGAACGAAGATGGGAGGGGTTGCAGAGGTGCAGGCGGTTTGTTTGCGTTGGAAGTTGTTCTTGTAAAGCGGTTAAGGGATTCGCCGATGGTTCAATCTTGTCCCAAGGATAGGATATACCCAGTGAGATACATTTTCTCGAGTAACGGGAGCATGGTCTACTTCGACCTCTCATATAATTCCGTTTCTGGTTCTATCCCTCTGAGTTATGGTGACATGGAGTACCTTCAGATCTTGAATTTGGGACATAACCTGTTGTCCGGGACCATACCAGATAGCTTCTGGGGATTGAAAGAAATTGGAGTTCTTGA TCCGGGATCACTTGGAGGCCTCTCTTTCCTCACCGACTTGGACGTTTCTAACAACAATCTGACCGGACCAATACCATCTGGAGGCCAACTTACGACCTT TCAGTCAAACAACTCAGGCCTTTGTGGGATTCCTCTCTCACTTTGCAGCTCTGTTTCCCGTCCCACAGGCTCCCATGCTCACCCTAAGGAGCAGGGCATTGAGACTGGGATGATCGCTGGGTTTGTGTTTTCTTTCATGTGTGTTTTGATTCTTACTGTAGCGCGTTACCGAGTAAGGAAGGTTaagaagaaggaaaagaagagagacaagTACATTGAGTGCCTTCCCACCTCTGGTAGCAGCAACAACTGGAAACTCTCTACCGCTTCTGAACCGTTAAGCATTAACGTTGCCACGTTTGAGAAGCCTCTCACTTATGTAGACCTTTTAGTAGCCACGAATGGGTTTGGAGATGTTTACAAGGCTCAACTCGCGGACGGGTCTGTTGTAGCAGTCAAGAAGCTGAATCAATTCACAGGACAAGGCGACAGAGAGCTCATGGCTGAGATGGAGACCATTGGAAAAATCAAATATAGAAACCTTGTTCCTCTTTTGGACTATTGCAAGATCGGTGAAGAGAGACTTCTTGTCTACGAGTACATGAGACACGGAAGCTTAGAGACCGTTCTACACAGAGGTGAAATCTTTCTCGACTGGACTGCGAGGAAGAAGATTGCAACGG GTGCTTTCCTGCACCATAGTTGCATTCCTCACATTATCCACAGGAACATGAAGTCAAGCAATGTTCTTCTACACCAAGATCTCATAGCACGTGTCTCAGATTTCGGTATGGTAGGGCTGGTGAGCGCTCTGGATACCCGTCTCGGTTATGTTCCACCAGAGTATCATTACCAGAGTTTCCAGTGCACCACCGAAGGAGATGTGTATAGCTACGGCGTTATACTTCTTGAGCTTCTCTCAGGCAAGAGACCGATCGATCCAGAGGAGTTTGGTGAAGACAACAATCTCGTGGGATGGGCTAAGCAGCTCTACAGGGAGAACAGACGAGCTGAGATTTTTGATCCGAACCTAATAACAGAGAAATCCGACGATGTTGAGTTGTTTCATTACTTGAGAATTGCGTCTTTGTGTCTGGACGAACGACCGT